A region from the Rhinoderma darwinii isolate aRhiDar2 chromosome 2, aRhiDar2.hap1, whole genome shotgun sequence genome encodes:
- the LOC142741144 gene encoding uncharacterized protein LOC142741144 — protein MGERGRSGDGASRKRPYMYTQQLMFLKDIMEMRTTTDNLEDTAEETDVGESRPEPPAAPVLPPSPEPTPLEPAPGQSARAVASPAEERPVRARTRRARAQQASAAGQVDARVLDYLRRAADEDGNDAFGRSIVPLLRLVPMDRMGRLQASIVTLIDASRPPHNPHVCFTAIEQWRSTAMPATTPQVPGPFHPGPQMHRPHPYMRPMAPHFPGPTYPGQHQHHYAAEEQPTQLQVQHSGDEMQAYSSPGHQYQHL, from the exons ATGGGTGAAAGGGGACGCAGCGGGGATGGCGCATCTCGCAAGCGACCGTATATGTATACCCAacagctgatgttcttgaaggacatcatggagatgcgcac AACCAcagacaatttggaggataccgcAGAAGAGACAGACGTGGGCGAGTCTCGgccggaacctcctgctgcccctgtcctgccccctagcccagagccgacacccctggagcccgcccctggccagtccgcacgggccgtcgcctctccggcagaggagcgccccgtgcgtgcccgcactcgccgggcccgtgctcaacaggcctccGCAGCGGGGCAAGTAGATGCCCGGGTCCTGGACTATCTACGGCGAGCCGCtgatgaggacgggaacgacgcctttggccgaagcatcgttcccctcctccggctggtccccatggaccgtatgggccgtctgcaagcgtcgatcgtgacgttgatcgacgcttccagaccgccccacaatccgcACGTGTGCTTCACGGCCATTGAACAGTGGCGCAGTacagccatgccggccaccacgccccaggtgccggGCCCATTCCACCCAGGCCCCCAGATGCACCGCCCGCATCcgtatatgcgccctatggctccccacttccctggccCAACATACCCcggacaacatcagcaccactatgctgccgaggaacaacctacacagctccaggtccagcatagtggtgatgAAATGCAGGCCtattcgtccccgggccaccagtaccaacacctttAA